DNA sequence from the Zeugodacus cucurbitae isolate PBARC_wt_2022May unplaced genomic scaffold, idZeuCucr1.2 ctg00000019.1, whole genome shotgun sequence genome:
aatcttagaaatcgagtaaataaaggcagcggtgcgtaaatcattgcagagaccgaattcattggccacaatcttaatgcctgcccccgcagtttccataactgtttgtagtcctgcgtctacaatatccgcctccttcgtacagtctcttatgagctttaactttttgtttggcttgaacttatcctaaataaataaattaaaaaaattcatattaacaaattaacttatttgcacggtggtcaaagttcacttacctcgcactcattcatggagttaaagatctcgttgattatggctttctcgcgtttaacattcattttgccataagatacatgattgatattctttaagtactcaaagtaggataccgttacaccgccagcattgcaaaacaaatccggtataatgagtacattctttttacgtaatatttcatcggcagctggcgtcgaaggaccattagcgccttctaaaatcatcttggcttgtacactgttagcattttcgacagtgagaaccttttgcgtagagcaaggcattagtatatcgcatttttcacccaacaaactgccctctttttcggtggctttggtatagcccttgattgatttattattttttgcataatactccattaagtcctaagtatatgaagaaaattaaaaaaatattatcatggagatatttattttcaatacgccacatacctttggatctatgccattctcatttactagagacacgtcaaattcttgaacaccgatcagtttggcaccggcttccactacaaaaacggatgcatgggaaccgacattgccaaacccttgtacgatcacggttttatctttccaaccagtcttccagcctaataaatccatccaatctttatccataataaaacattcagccgccttaaatagaccacgtcccgtggcggcggtgcgaccatttataccgcctatttctactggcttaccagtcgtgatggccaatgcatctacatcgttatagcctagaagaacaatttatttgtctatcaagacgttttctaatatttcataaaaaaaaattaccaaaagttttaatatattgatccaccaaccaactcatctcgcgttggctggtattcacatctggtgccggtacatctatacccggacctatcatattgcgacgtaatagctccattgtatagcgacgcgtaattgtttgcaattcttgtgcagtatacttcttcgggtcgatacgtatgccacccttggaaccaccaaacggtacattcacgcaagccgtcttaaacgccatcagataagccaaagcgcgtatctcatcggcgtcgacgtccatggcaaaacgtatgcctacaaaagaggaacggatatgatcagtcagttatatatatcatgctagacatcagcagttgaagcattgaaaaggaagaacattttcttgaaacacacaactacatgcatatattctagaaaattcgttgagaaattttttgaatataccagcttttctagaaaaataatagccaataatataattgaacccaccgcctttgagtggtaatctgtgtctagtgtggtgtgcgcgatagccggtgattagctcgtaattgccatcacttcttattatagggaaggtaacttccaatagatttgtagtgcagcccatcaatttaagcatggcggaaacacgttgttcacgctgttccttcttcatgtaaggatacttttccagctcctttatcatcatcggctccattagctgagcggccgagtgataataatactcaaccatgtgtgcaaatggtgggtctttgtctttattgattttttccaaatgcttgggcatcacgtgcttttcacgcgtagccccaagtccggtccagtttaaaactgtcttcgatagtgaagatcgtaaaagtttaccatttaaaaggaaggacatattgccttgcgataatgcaatcccagttatgattttttttgtgtgtttttgtaagaaattttttgcactcactttttcggcaattattttggtatccgctgattttgttgtatattgtatatatacaattgtattacgaatatataaatattccacaatattcagtaagaaaatattttttgtttatttattatttgcgtcaggtttttttttgtaattatattcttcgagaacaaattcaaatcgctccgttcaacacaactgttcttatgaaaatctcaatatcaactgaactgagaaaaataaatttgacaatattgactgtttatgttttgaagttttgattttttctgttgaaaatatgttaatgttaatgtttttttaatgttaattattttattctggcaaaaattttggattttggggatcgtaaaaaatgacgaataatgcataataacccctacccacttactacgctattttttggtgcatttggtggatggatttttggtaccattcaccacttttttggtgcattttggtgcatttgatgcattggcgcgtggtgaaaaaccgattttttcacggcgcgcaaagggggttatacaggtcgtatgagtaccatattaccaaaaacagaaaaacagatataagggtaccaaaaacagaggtaagtgggtaggggttttgttttttaattgtaaaactgttgctgtcaagaagccattttgtttgtgtttgtgtaaagaaatatttatttaaaaattgaagaaaaatatacaaaaggatattacactttggatcttataaatatataaatgtaaaatttgtaaaaataaataatcgccaagcgacttcagacgcattctgtaattattgttgagaaatgccctccatttctaaggctcggaaaatcttagaaatcgagtaaataaaggcagcggtgcgtaaatcattgcagagaccgaattcattggccacaatcttaatgcctgcccccgcagtttccataactgtttgtagtcctgcgtctacaatatccgcctccttcgtacagtctcttatgagctttaactttttgtttggcttgaacttatcctaaataaataaattaaaaaaattcatattaacaaattaacttatttgcacggtggtcaaagttcacttacctcgcactcattcatggagttaaagatctcgttgattatggctttctcgcgtttaacattcattttgccataagatacatgattgatattctttaagtactcaaagtaggataccgttacaccgccagcattgcaaaacaaatccggtataatgagtacattctttttacgtaatatttcatcggcagctggcgtcgaaggaccattagcgccttctaaaatcatcttggcttctacactgttagcattttcgacagtgagaaccttttgcgtagagcaaggcattagtatatcgcatttttcacccaacaaactgccctctttttcggtggctttggtatagcccttgattgatttattattttttgcataatactccattaagtcctaagtatatgaagaaaattaaaaaaaatattatcatggagatatttattttcaatacgccacatacctttggatctatgccattctcatttactagagacacgtcaaattcttgaacaccgatcagtttggcaccggcttccactacaaaaacggatgcatgggaaccgacattgccaaacccttgtacgatcacggttttatctttccaaccagtcttccagcctaataaatccatccaatctttatccataataaaacattcagccgccttaaatagaccacgtcccgtggcggcggtgcgaccatttataccgcctatttctactggcttaccagtcgtgatggccaatgcatctacatcgttatagcctagaagaacaatttatttgtctatcaagacgttttctaatatttcataaaaaaaattaccaaaagttttaatatattgatccaccaaccaactcatctcgcgttggctggtattcacatctggtgccggtacatctatacccggacctatcatattgcgacgtaatagctccattgtatagcgacgcgtaattgtttgcaattcttgtgcagtatacttcttcgggtcgatacgtatgccacccttggaaccaccaaacggtacattcacgcaagccgtcttaaacgccatcagataagccaaagcgcgtatctcatcggcgtcgacgtccatggcaaaacgtatgcctacaaaagaggaacggatatgatcagtcagttatatatatcatgctagacatcagcagttgaagcattgaaaaggaagaacattttcttgaaacacacaactacatgcatatattctagaaaattcgttgagaaattttttgaatataccagcttttctagaaaaataatagccaataatataattgaacccaccgcctttgagtggtaatctgtgtctagtgtggtgtgcgcgatagccggtgattagctcgtaattgccatcacttcttattatagggaaggtaacttccaatagatttgtagtgcagcccatcaatttaagcatggcggaaacacgttgttcacgctgttccttcttcatgtaaggatacttttccagctcctttatcatcatcggctccattagctgagcggccgagtgataataatactcaaccatgtgtgcaaatggtgggtctttgtctttattgattttttccaaatgcttgggcatcacgtgcttttcacgcgtagccccaagtccggtccagtttaaaactgtcttcgatagtgaagatcgtaaaagtttaccatttaaaaggaaggacatattgccttgcgataatgcaatcccagttatgatttttttttgtgtttttgtaagaaattttttgcactcactttttcggcaattattttggtatccgctgattttgttgtatattgtatatatacaattgtattacgaatatataaatattccacaatattcagtaagaaaatattttttgtttatttattatttgcgtcaggttttttttgtaattattttcttcgagaacaaattcaaatcgctccgttcaacacaactgttcttatgaaaatctcaatatcaactgaactgagaaaaataaatttgacaatattgactgtttatgttttgaagttttgattttttctgttgaaaatatgttaatgttaatggttttttaatgttaattattttattctggcaaaaattttggattttggggatcgtaaaaaatgacgaataatgcataataacccctacccacttactacgctattttttggtgcatttggtggatggatttttggtaccattcaccacttttttggtgcattttggtgcatttgatgcattggcgcgtggtgaaaaaccgattttttcacggcgcgcaaagggggttatacaggtcgtatgagtaccatattaccaaaaacagaaaaacagatataagggtaccaaaaacagaggtaagtgggtaggggttttgttttttaattgtaaaactgttgctgtcaagaagccattttgtttgtgtttgtgtaaagaaatatttatttaaaaattgaagaaaaatatacaaaaggatattacactttggatcttataaatatataaatgtaaaatttgtaaaaataaataatcgccaagcgacttcagacgcattctgtaattattgttgagaaatgccctccatttctaaggctcggaaaatcttagaaatcgagtaaataaatgcagcggtgcgtaaatcattgcagagaccgaattcattggccacaatcttaatgcctgcccccgcagtttccataactgtttgtagtcctgcgtctacaatatccgcctccttcgtacagtctcttatgagctttaactttttgtttggcttgaacttatcctaaataaataaattaaaaaaattcatattaacaaattaacttatttgcacggtggtcaaagttcacttacctcgcactcattcatggagttaaagatctcgttgattatggctttctcgcgtttaacattcattttgccataagatacatgattgatattctttaagtactcaaagtaggataccgttacaccgccagcattgcaaaacaaatccggtataatgagtacattctttttacgtaatatttcatcggcagctggcgtcgaaggaccattagcgccttctaaaatcatcttggcttctacactgttagcattttcgacagtgagaaccttttgcgtagagcaaggcattagtatatcgcatttttcacccaacaaactgccctctttttcggtggctttggtatagcccttgattgatttattattttttgcataatactccattaagtcctaagtatatgaagaaaattaaaaaaatattatcatggagatatttattttcaatacgccacatacctttggatctatgccattctcatttactagagacacgtcaaattcttgaacaccgatcagtttggcaccggcttccactacaaaaacggatgcatgggaaccgacattgccaaacccttgtacgatcacggttttatctttccaaccagtcttccagcctaataaatccatccaatctttatccataataaaacattcagccgccttaaatagaccacgtcccgtggcggcggtgcgaccatttataccgcctatttctactggcttaccagtcgtgatggccaatgcatctacatcgttatagcctagaagaacaatttatttgcctatcaagacgttttctaatatttcataaaaaaaattaccaaaagttttaatatattgatccaccaaccaactcatctcgcgttggctggtattcacatctggtgccggtacatctatacccggacctatcatattgcgacgtaatagctccattgtatagcgacgcgtaattgtttgcaattcttgtgcagtatacttcttcgggtcgatacgtatgccacccttggaaccaccaaacggtacattcacgcaagccgtcttaaacgccatcagataagccaaagcgcgtatctcatcggcgtcgacgtccatggcaaaacgtatgcctacaaaagaggaacggatatgatcagtcagttatatatatcatgctagacatcagcagttgaagcattgaaaaggaagaacattttcttgaaacacacaactacatgcatatattctagaaaattcgttgagaaattttttgaatataccagcttttctagaaaaataatagccaataatataattgaacccaccgcctttgagtggtaatctgtgtctagtgtggtgtgcgcgatagccggtgattagctcgtaattgccatcacttcttattatagggaaggtaacttccaatagatttgtagtgcagcccatcaatttaagcatggcggaaacacgttgttcacgctgttccttcttcatgtaaggatacttttccagctcctttatcatcatcggctccattagctgagcggccgagtgataataatactcaaccatgtgtgcaaatggtgggtctttgtctttattgattttttccaaatgcttgggcatcacgtgcttttcacgcgtagctccaagtccggtccagtttaaaactgtcttcgatagtgaagatcgtaaaagtttaccatttaaaaggaaggacatattgccttgcgataatgcaatcccagttatgatttttttttgtgtgtttttgtaagaaattttttgcactcactttttcggcaattattttggtatccgctgattttgttgtatattgtatatatacaattgtattacgaatatataaatattccacaatattcagtaagaaaatattttttgtttatttattatttgcgtcattttttttttgtaattattttcttcgagaacaaattcaaatcgctccgttcaacacaactgttcttatgaaaatctcaatatcaactgaactgagaaaaataaatttgacaatattgactgtttatgttttgaagttttgattttttctgttgaaaatatgttaatgttaatggttttttaatgttaattattttattctggcaaaaattttggattttggggatcgtaaaaaatgacgaataatgcataataacccctacccacttactacgctattttttggtgcatttggtggatggatttttggtaccattcaccacttttttggtctattttggtgcatttgatgcattggcgcgtggtgaaaaaccgattttttcacggcgcgcaaagggggttatacaggtcgtatgagtaccatattaccaaaaacagaaaaacagatataagggtaccaaaaacagaggtaagtgggtaggggttttgttttttaattgtaaaactgttgctgtcaagaagccattttgtttgtgtttgtgtaaagaaatatttatttaaaaattgaagaaaaatatacaaaaggatattacactttggatcttataaatatataaatgtaaaatttgtaaaaataaataatcgccaagcgacttcagacgcattctgtaattattgttgagaaatgccctccatttctaaggctcggaaaatcttagaaatcgagtaaataaatacagcggtgcgtaaatcattgcagagaccgaattcattggccacaatcttaatgcctgcccccgcagtttccataactgtttgtagtcctgcgtctacaatatccgcctccttcgtacagtctcttatgagctttaactttttgtttggcttgaacttatcctaaataaataaattaaaaaaattcatattaacaaattaacttatttgcacggtggtcaaagttcacttacctcgcactcattcatggagttaaagatctcgttgattatggctttctcgcgtttaacattcattttgccataagatacatgattgatattctttaagtactcaaagtaggataccgttacaccgccagcattgcaaaacaaatccggtataatgagtacattctttttacgtaatatttcatcggcagctggcgtcgaaggaccattagcgccttctaaaatcatcttggcttctacactgttagcattttcgacagtgagaaccttttgcgtagagcaaggcattagtatatcgcatttttcacccaacaaactgccctctttttcggtggctttggtatagcccttgattgatttattattttttgcataatactccattaagtcctaagtatatgaagaaaattaaaaaaatattatcatggagatatttattttcaatacgccacatacctttggatctatgccattctcatttactagagacacgtcaaattcttgaacaccgatcagtttggcaccggcttccactacaaaaacggatgcatgggaaccgacattgccaaacccttgtacgatcacggttttatctttccaaccagtcttccagcctaataaatccatccaatctttatccataataaaacattcagccgccttaaatagaccacgtcccgtggcggcggtgcgaccatttataccgcctatttctactggcttaccagtcgtgatggccaatgcatctacatcgttatagcctagaagaacaatttatttgtctatcaagacgttttctaatatttcataaaaaaaattaccaaaagttttaatatattgatccaccaaccaactcatctcgcgttggctggtattcacatctggtgccggtacatctatacccggacctatcatattgcgacgtaatagctccattgtatagcgacgcgtaattgtttgcaattcttgtgcagtatacttcttcgggtcgatacgtatgccacccttggaaccaccaaacggtacattcacgcaagccgtcttaaacgccatcagataagccaaagcgcgtatctcatcggcgtcgacgtccatggcaaaacgtatgcctacaaaagaggaacggatatgatcagtcagttatatatatcatgctag
Encoded proteins:
- the LOC128923615 gene encoding LOW QUALITY PROTEIN: glutamate dehydrogenase, mitochondrial-like (The sequence of the model RefSeq protein was modified relative to this genomic sequence to represent the inferred CDS: substituted 2 bases at 2 genomic stop codons), with the protein product MSFLLNGKLLRSSLSKTVLNWTGLGATREKHVMPKHLEKINKDKDPPFAHMVEYYYHSAAQLMEPMMIKELEKYPYMKKEQREQRVSAMLKLMGCTTNLLEVTFPIIRSDGNYELITGYRAHHTRHRLPLKGGIRFAMDVDADEIRALAYLMAFKTACVNVPFGGSKGGIRIDPKKYTAQELQTITRRYTMELLRRNMIGPGIDVPAPDVNTSQREMSWLVDQYIKTFGYNDVDALAITTGKPVEIGGINGRTAATGRGLFKAAECFIMDKDWMDLLGWKTGWKDKTVIVQGFGNVGSHASVFVVEAGAKLIGVQEFDVSLVNENGIDPKDLMEYYAKNNKSIKGYTKATEKEGSLLGEKCDILMPCSTQKVLTVENANSVQAKMILEGANGPSTPAADEILRKKNVLIIPDLFCNAGGVTVSYFEYLKNINHVSYGKMNVKREKAIINEIFNSMNECEVSELXPPCKXPNKKLKLIRDCTKEADIVDAGLQTVMETAGAGIKIVANEFGLCNDLRTAAFIYSISKIFRALEMEGISQQ